One genomic region from Lynx canadensis isolate LIC74 chromosome E1, mLynCan4.pri.v2, whole genome shotgun sequence encodes:
- the YWHAE gene encoding 14-3-3 protein epsilon isoform X2: MLQDVLFSSCCSLLVQVAFHDEMVESMKKVAGMDVELTVEERNLLSVAYKNVIGARRASWRIISSIEQKEENKGGEDKLKMIREYRQMVETELKLICCDILDVLDKHLIPAANTGESKVFYYKMKGDYHRYLAEFATGNDRKEAAENSLVAYKAASDIAMTELPPTHPIRLGLALNFSVFYYEILNSPDRACRLAKAAFDDAIAELDTLSEESYKDSTLIMQLLRDNLTLWTSDMQGDGEEQNKEALQDVEDENQ, encoded by the exons AAATGGTGGAATCGATGAAGAAAGTAGCAGGGATGGATGTGGAGTTGACAGTTGAAGAAAGAAACCTCCTATCTGTTGCATATAAAAATGTGATTGGAGCCAGAAGAGCTTCCTGGAGAATAATCAGCAGCAttgaacagaaagaagaaaacaagggagGAGAAGACAAACTAAAAATGATTCGGGAATATCGGCAAATG gttgaGACTGAGCTAAAGTTAATCTGTTGTGACATTCTGGATGTACTGGACAAACACCTCATTCCAGCAGCTAACACTGGCGAGTCCAAGgttttctattataaaat gaaaggGGACTACCACAGGTATCTGGCTGAATTTGCCACAGGAAATGACAGGAAGGAGGCTGCGGAGAACAGCCTAGTGGCTTATAAAGCTGCTAGTGATATTGCAATGACAGAACTTCCACCGACGCATCCTATTCGCTTAGGTCTTGCTCTCAATTTCTCCGTATTCTACTATGAAATTCTTAATTCCCCTGACCGTGCCTGCAG GTTGGCAAAAGCAGCTTTTGATGATGCAATTGCAGAACTGGATACGCTGAGTGAAGAAAGCTATAAGGACTCTACACTTATCATGCAGTTGTTACGTGATAATCTGACACTATGGACTTCAGACATGCAGGGTGATG GTGAAGAGCAGAATAAAGAAGCGCTGCAGGATGTGGAAGATGAAAATCAGTGA
- the YWHAE gene encoding 14-3-3 protein epsilon isoform X1, whose protein sequence is MDDREDLVYQAKLAEQAERYDEMVESMKKVAGMDVELTVEERNLLSVAYKNVIGARRASWRIISSIEQKEENKGGEDKLKMIREYRQMVETELKLICCDILDVLDKHLIPAANTGESKVFYYKMKGDYHRYLAEFATGNDRKEAAENSLVAYKAASDIAMTELPPTHPIRLGLALNFSVFYYEILNSPDRACRLAKAAFDDAIAELDTLSEESYKDSTLIMQLLRDNLTLWTSDMQGDGEEQNKEALQDVEDENQ, encoded by the exons AAATGGTGGAATCGATGAAGAAAGTAGCAGGGATGGATGTGGAGTTGACAGTTGAAGAAAGAAACCTCCTATCTGTTGCATATAAAAATGTGATTGGAGCCAGAAGAGCTTCCTGGAGAATAATCAGCAGCAttgaacagaaagaagaaaacaagggagGAGAAGACAAACTAAAAATGATTCGGGAATATCGGCAAATG gttgaGACTGAGCTAAAGTTAATCTGTTGTGACATTCTGGATGTACTGGACAAACACCTCATTCCAGCAGCTAACACTGGCGAGTCCAAGgttttctattataaaat gaaaggGGACTACCACAGGTATCTGGCTGAATTTGCCACAGGAAATGACAGGAAGGAGGCTGCGGAGAACAGCCTAGTGGCTTATAAAGCTGCTAGTGATATTGCAATGACAGAACTTCCACCGACGCATCCTATTCGCTTAGGTCTTGCTCTCAATTTCTCCGTATTCTACTATGAAATTCTTAATTCCCCTGACCGTGCCTGCAG GTTGGCAAAAGCAGCTTTTGATGATGCAATTGCAGAACTGGATACGCTGAGTGAAGAAAGCTATAAGGACTCTACACTTATCATGCAGTTGTTACGTGATAATCTGACACTATGGACTTCAGACATGCAGGGTGATG GTGAAGAGCAGAATAAAGAAGCGCTGCAGGATGTGGAAGATGAAAATCAGTGA
- the YWHAE gene encoding 14-3-3 protein epsilon isoform X3, producing MDDREDLVYQAKLAEQAERYDEMVESMKKVAGMDVELTVEERNLLSVAYKNVIGARRASWRIISSIEQKEENKGGEDKLKMIREYRQMVETELKLICCDILDVLDKHLIPAANTGESKVFYYKMKGDYHRYLAEFATGNDRKEAAENSLVAYKAASDIAMTELPPTHPIRLGLALNFSVFYYEILNSPDRACRLAKAAFDDAIAELDTLSEESYKDSTLIMQLLRDNLTLWTSDMQGDDS from the exons AAATGGTGGAATCGATGAAGAAAGTAGCAGGGATGGATGTGGAGTTGACAGTTGAAGAAAGAAACCTCCTATCTGTTGCATATAAAAATGTGATTGGAGCCAGAAGAGCTTCCTGGAGAATAATCAGCAGCAttgaacagaaagaagaaaacaagggagGAGAAGACAAACTAAAAATGATTCGGGAATATCGGCAAATG gttgaGACTGAGCTAAAGTTAATCTGTTGTGACATTCTGGATGTACTGGACAAACACCTCATTCCAGCAGCTAACACTGGCGAGTCCAAGgttttctattataaaat gaaaggGGACTACCACAGGTATCTGGCTGAATTTGCCACAGGAAATGACAGGAAGGAGGCTGCGGAGAACAGCCTAGTGGCTTATAAAGCTGCTAGTGATATTGCAATGACAGAACTTCCACCGACGCATCCTATTCGCTTAGGTCTTGCTCTCAATTTCTCCGTATTCTACTATGAAATTCTTAATTCCCCTGACCGTGCCTGCAG GTTGGCAAAAGCAGCTTTTGATGATGCAATTGCAGAACTGGATACGCTGAGTGAAGAAAGCTATAAGGACTCTACACTTATCATGCAGTTGTTACGTGATAATCTGACACTATGGACTTCAGACATGCAGGGTGATG ATTCCTAA